Within Syntrophales bacterium, the genomic segment GCGTTGCAGTTGATTTCATTTGTGCATAAACTTCTATGAACCGTAAATGCGAGGCATAAATTGTATTTTAGACATAAAACGTTTATTTACTTTTAGTTTTATTATTCGGATATTTATAAACAAAAGGGGGGTGCGCTATGTCAAAAAGAAAGCATGTTGTTTTAGGAGTCTTATGTTTAGGAATAATGTTTTTATTTGGCTGCGGTGGATTCCGTGATTTCATAGAATTTAATAAGGCCGGCATTAAGCTGACTCAGGAGAAATACGAAGAGGCCATAACGATTTATAAAGATTTTCTCGTCAAGAATCCCAACTTTGTCGATGCGAGGAGCAGGTTGGGGTTTGCCTATTTAAAGACCGGCCGACTGGATGAAGCCATCACCGAACTTGAAACGGCGCTTAAAATGGAACCCGGTGAACCGTATTCCGTCCTGTATTTGGGACTGGCCTATTGGAATAAGGAAGAATTCGGCAAGGCCATAAAAGTCTGGCAGGGATACAGAAACAGTGAACGGCCGCTGGTTGAAAATGAAATCAAACGCCAGCTGACCCTGCTGCAGATTGCCGAAAGCCAGCGTTCTGTCAAGAATGCCTTAATGGAAGAAAAGAAGCTCAAGGCCGTTAAACCGGACATAAATACAATCGCAGTCTGTTATTACAAGGACTTATCGCCGGATAAAAGTCTGCGTGCCTTTCAGAAAGGTCTGGCAGCTATGGTCATTACGGATTTGTCTAAGATTAAGTCCCTTAAAGTCGTTGAACGTTTACGCCTGCAGGCCCTTTTGGAAGAAATGAAACTCGGCCAGACCGGCATTGTGGACGAGCGGACCGCACCCAGAGTGGGCAGATTACTGGGAACCGAGAATCTCACT encodes:
- a CDS encoding tetratricopeptide repeat protein translates to MSKRKHVVLGVLCLGIMFLFGCGGFRDFIEFNKAGIKLTQEKYEEAITIYKDFLVKNPNFVDARSRLGFAYLKTGRLDEAITELETALKMEPGEPYSVLYLGLAYWNKEEFGKAIKVWQGYRNSERPLVENEIKRQLTLLQIAESQRSVKNALMEEKKLKAVKPDINTIAVCYYKDLSPDKSLRAFQKGLAAMVITDLSKIKSLKVVERLRLQALLEEMKLGQTGIVDERTAPRVGRLLGTENLTVGNLTLGIQATTSLTSTSRERVKGTAVCVAEKDKFFELPCCIINNMTKILGIKLTPEEMKAVCGVPHTKSYEAFIYFGEALDALDAGHWQKAKDLFAKALKIDPKFDLAGEGADSCPGASSPGIGQIGAMSTSQISSQAEIAINAAQESQDTADEEAADAAAGGGGGG